In a genomic window of Chrysemys picta bellii isolate R12L10 chromosome 1, ASM1138683v2, whole genome shotgun sequence:
- the LOC135980785 gene encoding uncharacterized protein LOC135980785, which produces MQSSPAVMAMQSVNRKRAPAWTDREVLDLIAVWGDESVLSELRSKRRNAKIYEKISKDMAERGYSRDATQCRVKIKELRQGYQKTKEANGRSGSHPQTSRFYEALHSILGAAATTTPPVTVDSEDGILSTAGSSDMLGDGEDEEGDEEGEAVGSSHNADFPDSQDLFITLTEIPYEASPAITPDTESGEGSATPSATVSQPSLESHSQRLARIRRRKKRTREDMFSELMASSQAQAAQQTQWRENLTRMHQANMDREERWRQEDQQATLTLLGLLREQTDTLRRLVDVLQERRQEDRAPLQSISNRPPPPPSPIPTSPKVQRRRGGRVPANSHSTPAESSSSRRLSFPKI; this is translated from the exons gccccagcatggactgatcgtgaagtcttggatctcatcgctgtgtggggcgatgagtccgtgctttccgagctgcgatccaaaagaaggaatgcaaagatctacgagaagatctctaaagacatggcagagagaggatacagccgggatgcaacgcagtgccgcgtgaaaatcaaggagctgagacaaggctaccagaagaccaaagaggcaaacggacgctccggatcccatccccagacatcccgtttctacgaggcactgcattccatcctcggtgctgccgccaccactaccccaccagtgaccgtggactctgaggatgggatactgtccacggccggttcctcagacatgttaggggacggggaagatgaggaaggagatgaggagggcgaggcagttggcagctctcacaacgctgatttccccgacagccaggatctcttcatcacccttacagagatcccctacgaagcgtccccagccattaccccggacacagaatctggtgaaggatcagcca ccccgtctgcgactgtctcacaacctagcctggaatcacactcccagaggctagcgcggattaggcgtaggaagaagaggacacgggaggacatgttctctgagcttatggcctcttcccaagcccaggcagcacagcagacccagtggcgggagaacttgacccgaatgcaccaagccaacatggatcgggaggagaggtggcggcaggaagaccagcaggcgactctaacgctgcttggactactgagggagcaaacggacacactccggcgccttgtggatgttctgcaggaacggaggcaggaggacagagccccgctgcagtccatctctaaccgccctcccccgccaccaagtcccatacccacctcacccaaagtgcaaagaaggagaggcggcagagtccctgctaactctcactccacccctgcagagagctctagtagcagaaggctctcatttcccaaaatttga